In the genome of Mytilus edulis chromosome 3, xbMytEdul2.2, whole genome shotgun sequence, one region contains:
- the LOC139515391 gene encoding serine-rich adhesin for platelets-like encodes MASTHEGQRIHARATDWRFTIVLLELTVPLEERMYEVHERKMWPRLTALYHIENEQNNEAERDAPVEGCNNTPVLPPGPGGFYRYYVHPDDIRSSRRSMSAYSMSQQSIAKSPTKKVPCCGICLGTMLIFSFAAIISVSVVLSILWTEPHVVSQTTENGTGLSTITDLELLKSKEKNISKEVCTLMKSALERNNITSPEKQLHNCSISLTKKKGFMHMVLLLETGNNLIKGDIAVDNGIPKVKLEEQSVTVFETTTKQPISTSTSKQDITTIPLTTTTEMKEPDSVLVLSSEEVKHLRNIFDGNDGSLNPKPMNFGHSIFDNNLLSGLSGNDFNFFSNDLKEITTQETTIEENNNNMSLMEIIKSNEGSETQTTETENKTSLLDTNDQAIPNIKKDEDNTSMSPDPNIETTLVSVSVTDKLSSNKSEENIQNGTEDSINFSQYETKSTENETSNANLTEIPMTTLSTTIKTTESISSTMYNYGHDISFPAQSFSSHAVHEQPYRDMTTKRAMIDNIITTETPTLENVDSANVSITRKSYSNIKEPIDVRLKMDTNLEVSASVHAESENKTHVQELNVISNVSDINEFNETEFSNTTFIRTKASKDDPKKSTKQNMKTNTSVNGLIITNLTDKGSIYTTSEDSAAKHIQNVYGTKLKIVSAQVSVTVVDTIANESIPMGNLSNNGLSPVDNKDTNTTSNTDSNSISSSIASSNTTTTTNDTITKTIDGNITAVRNFGKTAPNITKTSSVDTNTTTTTNVNNSKDKYPDVSHKKQQKITEVRNVNSTGKSDPAIKADEVLLMVTKHKTETSTQLSRMDTNATSLDDDVNFMSNNTMNKHSEDQFNISTEYGPTVADISNATLEKIDDNFGNTPTASLKMTFPEIYTDSLDQYYVHNDTMKTNITYDETSNIIQSAPTIITEEGTTDSNMSTEVNTTSVDNVSKNITNFYRTKLKIVNAEVTVTVVDTVANESINSGVLSNNKHQTANNKDTQMEPNNTNKTISSDTPSNATSTNDSIADTIRTNTSTGKSYDKTTLNTMQTDSDDFTSTNTNVTTNDDFVFMSNNILVNNSGPFNVSINNDHTNADILNVTFDQNDDAFVNASTTAFQIKFRERSNESLDEHYFSNDIMERNITYKKSNTNNQSHTVIEGNQTNVSDRLFSLDAVNVTGKIKEQIINLTNSNMTLNTEINWEIEKENTVTNASSSINDITAVANSPQAYALIKDVIETDEKIANNGTSVTHNINETDSYTHLVHNFTLDAANWVVESNITDTLLILPGKSMTNVTEQNIIKTNSSTESNTKTNFSLSDSLLPLLMTEENSLNHSISTIVKLENKTDSLINSTILGYVEKLNNENPDNTSSNITLPVSSNRTLPLDGQIIDERFNNMTNVFVQDSHENAQANLTHNLNNKTGNLTARSDQNATNNLININGTTLKVLSADMKITVVDATANESIQTDDLTNDVLTANEYKDGNTTVLNNTTTGVSIPIEIRAENSTSQNVINVILINFEGENITLLRNVSKLDVQIHSSISNDRAEEIINNTLVNNTTVENRNYFKRNATVPQYEASNNSLPENLTMEPMPAADNNLTNVENEYSTNMNSTINSTVSIEQTNKTHDSSAISLDPNAKNVNTLSLTGNITDYIEESTNASAIEDREQNTVSNIKVNNNSKSMLTVLSGNKIKHVINTESAEGTISNSTVHEIQILRDTVKINDTTISSVLVSNVTQENNSVINNDMFHSSVLTDNSTDITESSAVNVTIQLQHITKKSNESERNLTIPRDDSVEDNRNLINNSSLLATSAVNITVPDNGSIVNMDTRFNLSKNSVDGLTNVSLLVNNTVVNLTSSVAMSVRVNGTRLDDITFNKRSNITVSEMSTSSAPTKVDATELTDMTNTSETNLLYINPLNVTVQNTTRPNEDATKVEQVIYNGTTTTTDTTTIYAPIPSDNTDPTMLDKPNTTVLYEGNTTVLSNTETSTIQSITQVEVKQVGISTDTTFIIDTQPSKVISIAPSTILPSTKKSDVSTKPSQTSTTFQAMSTSRFTVKRSITNVTKKPTSPNYGLSSKANVSEREGTTASKRDTTTKATKLQTGGFNSGSNSFFLFDVNLLGQNAFPFSNLGGK; translated from the exons ATGGCCAGCACACATGAAGGCCAAAGGATCCATGCAAGAGCAACAGACTGGAGGTTTACTATAGTCTTGCTGGAACTGACAGTCCCTTTAGAAGAAAGGATGTATGAGGTACACGAAAGGAAGATG tgGCCAAGACTCACTGCTCTCTACCATattgaaaatgaacaaaataatgaagCTGAAAGGGATGCTCCCGTCGAGGGGTGTAATAACACACCCGTATTACCACCAGGGCCAGGAGGTTTTTACAGGTACTACGTCCACCCTGACGATATCAGATCTAGCAGAAGGAGTATGAGTGCATATTCAATGAGCCAGCAATCCATCGCTAAAAGCCCAACAAAGAAAGTACCATGCTGTGGGATATGTTTAGGGACTATGCTTATTTTTAGTTTTGCTGCGATTATCTCCGTTTCCGTTgtgttgtcaattttgt GGACCGAGCCACACGTCGTTTCACAAACTACAG AAAACGGCACAGGACTATCTACAATTACAGACCTTGAATTATTGaagtcaaaagaaaaaaatatatccaaaGAAGTCTGTACACTG atgaagtCAGCATTGGAACGAAATAATATAACGTCTCCAGAAAAGCAATTACATAACTGTTCTATTTCGTTGACAAAAAA GAAAGGATTTATGCACATGGTGTTGCTTTTAGAGACaggaaataatttaataaaaggtGACATCGCGGTTGATAATGGTATTCCAAAAGTTAAACTAGAGGAACAGTCTGTAACCGTTTtcgaaacaacaacaaaacaaccaaTTTCAACTTCAACTTCTAAGCAAGATATTACAACGATTCCCCTTACTACAACAACAGAAATGAAAGAACCCGACAGTGTTCTAGTATTATCATCTGAAGAAGTTAAACATCTAAGAAATATTttcgatggaaacgatggaagtTTAAATCCAAAACCAATGAATTTTGGACATTCCATTTTTGATAATAACCTATTATCAGGTTTATCTGGTAACGATTTCAATTTCTTCTCAAATGATCTGAAGGAAATTACAACTCAGGAAACTAcaatagaagaaaacaataataacatgtctttgatggaaattataaaaagcaATGAAGGATCAGAAACACAAACTACTGAAACCGAAAATAAGACGTCTTTATTGGATACAAATGATCAAGCGATACCCAATATCAAAAAAGACGAAGATAACACATCCATGAGCCCAGATCCTAACATAGAGACAACCTTAGTGTCAGTATCTGTTACAGACAAATTGTCTTCAAACAAAAGCGAGGAAAATATTCAGAATGGAACTGAGGATTCCATCAATTTTAGTCAGTATGAAACAAAAAGCACAGAAAACGAAACTTCAAATGCAAATTTAACGGAAATACCAATGACCACTCTTTCTACGACTATCAAAACAACGGAGTCAATTTCTAGCACAATGTATAATTATGGCCATGATATATCATTTCCTGCTCAATCGTTCAGTTCACATGCAGTACATGAACAACCATATAGAGATATGACAACAAAAAGGGCCATGATTGACAACATCATTACAACAGAAACACCAACACTAGAAAATGTTGATAGTGCAAACGTTTCGATAACAAGGAAATCGTATAGCAACATTAAAGAACCCATTGATGTACGTTTGAAAATGGACACGAACTTAGAAGTGTCTGCATCTGTTCATGCTGAGAGTGAAAATAAAACACATGTTCAAGAATTGAATGTCATATCTAATGTGAgtgatataaatgaatttaacgAAACTGAATTCAGTAATACAACATTCATACGTACAAAGGCAAGCAAAGATGATCCAAAGAAATCGacgaaacaaaatatgaaaacaaatacaTCGGTTAATGGACTTATCATTACCAATTTAACTGACAAAGGCAGTATATATACAACCAGTGAAGATAGTGCTGCAAAACATATACAAAACGTTTATGGAACAAAACTGAAAATTGTAAGCGCTCAAGTGTCAGTAACAGTTGTTGATACGATAGCTAATGAATCGATACCTATGGGTAATTTATCGAATAATGGGTTATCACCTGTGGACAATAAAGACACAAATACTACAAGCAATACAGACAGTAATTCAATTAGTTCTTCTATAGCTTCATCAAATACCACAACAACTACAAATGATACCATTACGAAAACCATTGATGGAAATATAACTGCAGTAAGAAACTTCGGGAAAACAGCACCAAACATAACCAAAACCAGTTCAGTCGATACCAATACCACCACAACTACAAATGTGAATAACAGTAAAGATAAATATCCTGATGTTTCTcataaaaaacaacagaaaataacTGAAGTCAGAAATGTAAATAGTACTGGAAAATCTGATCCAGCAATCAAAGCTGATGAAGTTCTACTGATGGTGACAAAACATAAAACTGAGACGTCTACACAATTATCTCGTATGGACACAAATGCAACGAGTCTAGATGATGATGTTAATTTCATGTCAAACAATACAATGAACAAACATTCTGAGGATCAGTTTAATATATCAACAGAATATGGCCCAACTGTTGCTGATATTTCGAATGCAACTCTTGAAAAAATTGATGATAATTTTGGTAATACACCCACCGCATCATTGAAAATGACATTTCCGGAAATTTATACTGATTCATTGGATCAGTATTATGTACACAATGatacaatgaaaacaaatatcacaTACGATGAAACTTCTAATATAATTCAGTCAGCTCCTACAATCATAACTGAAGAAGGAACAACCGATTCAAACATGTCTACTGAAGTCAATACAACCAGTGTAGATAATGTCTCAAAGAATATTACAAATTTTTATAGAACAAAGCTGAAAATTGTAAATGCTGAAGTGACCGTAACAGTTGTTGATACAGTAGCTAATGAATCGATAAATTCGGGTGTTTTATCCAATAACAAACATCAAACAGCGAATAATAAAGATACGCAAATGGAAcctaataatacaaataaaacaataagttCAGATACACCGTCAAATGCAACTAGCACAAATGACAGCATTGCAGATACTATTAGAACAAATACTTCTACAGGAAAATCCTACGATAAAACCACACTAAATACAATGCAAACTGATTCAGATGATTTCACTTCAACTAATACAAATGTGACTACCAACGATGATTTTGTTTTCATGTCCAACAACATTTTGGTAAATAATTCTGGTCCGTTTAATGTATCCATTAATAATGATCATACTAATGCTGATATTTTGAATGTAACTTTTGACCAAAATGATGATGCTTTCGTTAATGCATCAACTACAGCATTTCAGATAAAGTTCAGGGAGAGGTCAAATGAGTCTTTGGATGAGCATTATTTCTCAAACGATATAATGGAAAGAAATATCACATATAAAAAGTCTAATACGAATAACCAATCTCATACAGTTATCGAAGGAAATCAAACAAATGTTAGTGATAGACTTTTCAGTTTGGATGCTGTAAATGTAACTGGCAAAATCAAAGAACAAATTATCAATCTAACAAACTCTAATATGACACTGAACACTGAAATCAATTGGGaaatcgaaaaagaaaatacagttACAAATGCTTCCAGTTCTATCAATGACATTACAGCTGTGGCCAATTCACCACAAGCGTATGCACTCATCAAGGATGTTATTGAAACAGACGAAAAAATTGCAAATAACGGTACAAGTGTAACTCATAACATCAACGAAACGGATAGTTATACACATTTGGTTCATAATTTTACACTTGATGCAGCAAATTGGGTTGTCGAGTCCAATATCACTGACACGTTGTTGATATTACCTGGCAAATCAATGACAAACGTAACAGAACAAAATATCATAAAGACAAATAGTTCAACAGAGTCAAACACAAAGACAAATTTTTCACTATCTGATTCATTATTACCATTATTGATGACCGAAGAGAACAGTCTAAATCATAGCATATCTACAATAgtcaaattagaaaataaaacggATTCTTTGATAAATAGTACAATACTAGGTTATGTAGAAAAACTAAATAACGAGAACCCGGACAATACTTCATCCAATATAACATTGCCTGTATCCAGTAACCGAACTCTACCGTTAGATGGCCAAATTATTGATGAACGATTTAACAATATGACCAACGTTTTTGTCCAGGATTCACATGAGAATGCTCAAGCAAATTTAACtcataatttaaataataaaactggCAACTTAACAGCGAGATCTGACCAAAATGCCacaaataatttgataaatataaatggAACTACATTGAAAGTTTTATCTGCTGACATGAAAATAACTGTCGTTGATGCCACAGCTAATGAATCGATACAAACAGATGATTTAACGAATGACGTGTTAACAGCCAATGAATATAAAGATGGTAATACAACGGTTTTGAATAACACTACAACTGGTGTATCGATACCTATTGAAATAAGAGCTGAAAACTCCACGTCGCAGAATGTCATTAATGTTATATTGATTAACTTTGAAGGTGAAAATATCACGTTACTGAGGAATGTTTCAAAACTTGATGTACAAATACACTCTAGTATCTCAAATGATAGAGCAGAAGAAATAATTAATAATACACTGGTTAATAACACAACAGTTGAAAACAGAAATTATTTTAAGCGAAATGCTACAGTACCTCAGTATGAAGCAAGTAACAACTCTTTACCAGAAAATTTGACTATGGAACCAATGCCAGCAGCTGACAATAATTTAACCAATGTGGAAAACGAATATTCAACAAACATGAATAGCACAATTAATAGCACGGTGTCAATTGAACAAACCAATAAGACACACGATAGTTCGGCTATCAGTTTGGATCCAAATGCAAAAAACGTAAACACACTGTCCTTAACTGGAAATATAACAGACTATATTGAAGAATCAACAAATGCATCGGCAATTGAAGACAGAGAACAAAATACTGTTTctaacattaaagtaaataataatTCTAAATCTATGTTAACAGTTTTATCTGGTAACAAGATAAAACATGTGATAAACACCGAATCAGCTGAAGGAACAATATCCAATAGTACAGTACATGAAATACAAATACTTAGGGATACAGTAAAGATTAATGACACGACCATATCATCAGTTTTAGTATCAAATGTTACTCAAGAAAATAACAGCGTTATCAATAACGATATGTTCCATAGTAGTGTATTAACAGACAACAGCACAGATATAACAGAATCTTCAGCTGTTAATGTTACAATTCAATTACAGCATATCACGAAGAAAAGTAACGAAAGTGAACGTAATTTGACAATACCTAGGGATGATTCTGTAGAAGATAACAGGAATTTGATAAATAATTCGTCGTTACTTGCAACATCCGCAGTAAATATCACTGTTCCAGATAATGGTAGTATAGTTAATATGGATACTAGGTTTAACTTAAGCAAAAATAGTGTCGATGGATTGACCAATGTTTCACTTTTAGTCAACAATACAGTGGTTAACCTAACATCATCTGTAGCTATGTCAGTAAGAGTAAACGGAACAAGACTAGATGACATTACCTTTAATAAAAGATCAAACATTACTGTATCAGAAATGTCGACATCTTCTGCTCCAACTAAAGTTGATGCAACAGAACTAACTGATATGACAAATACTAGCGAAACAAACTTACTCTATATCAATCCTTTGAACGTAACGGTACAAAATACGACACGCCCGAATGAGGATGCAACAAAAGTTGAACAAGTTATATATAATGGTACAACAACAACTACTGATACCACAACAATATATGCACCAATACCATCAGATAACACAGATCCTACCATGTTAGATAAACCTAATACAACTGTTCTTTATGAGGGAAATACAACCGTGTTAAGTAATACGGAAACAAGTACCATACAGAGTATTACGCAAGTAGAAGTAAAACAGGTTGGAATTTCAACAGATACCACCTTTATTATAGACACGCAACCTTCAAAGGTAATTTCAATCGCTCCTTCAACCATACTGCCTTCTACGAAAAAGTCTGATGTTTCGACAAAACCTTCACAGACCAGTACAACTTTTCAAGCAATGTCTACATCAAGGTTTACTGTGAAGAGATCGATAACAAATGTAACCAAAAAACCAACGAGTCCAAATTACGGGCTATCAAGTAAAGCTAATGTAAGCGAACGTGAAGGTACAACAGCTTCGAAAAGAGATACGACAACAAAAGCAACAAAACTTCAAACAGGAGGATTTAATTCTGGCTCAAACAGCTTTTTCTTATTTGACGTCAACTTACTTGGTCAAAATGCTTTTCCTTTTTCAAATCTTGGTggaaagtga